The Streptomyces sp. YIM 121038 sequence TCCCTCTCCAGCTCCCGGATGCCCTTGTCCTTCTCCCTCCTCTCGGCCCGCAGCCGCTCCAACTCCGACCGCTCACTCTCCCGCAGCCGGCCACCAGGCGGCTCGGCCACCGGCCGGTCCGACGACGGCGAGCCCGTTTCGCCGGGCCCGCGACACCCAGCTGTGCAGCGTCCCGGCATGGATGCCCAGATCCGCAGCCACCTCCGGAATCGGCTTCCCGGTCTCCAACACGATCCATACCGCCCCCTCGCGGAACTCCGCATCGTAGAGGCGCTTCTTAGAGGACGTTAAGTCCGTTTCTGGTAGCGGCCGCGTTCGGGTTGGGTGAGGAAGCCTTGGCGGGTGAGGCGTCCGAGGCGGCTGGGGGTGATGTTGACGGATGCCTCGTCGGTGGGCATGCCGAGGAGTTCGTGCAGGTCACGGGCTCGGAACACCTGGCCGGGGTGCTGGTTGAAGGCGTTCACGATGGTCTGGTGGGGGGTGTTCGTCTCGGGCGGATCGGGGTCGCCTCCAGCGGGTGCGAGTTCGGCGATGACCTTGGCGGTGGTGGCCAGGTCCGCGAGTCGTGCTTCGGTCTCGGCCAGGGCGGTGGTCAAGTGCTGTATCTGGTCGTGTAGTTCACCGGCCCGGGCGGCGGTCTCGTTATGCCGGGCCTGGAGGCCGGCCAGGGGCTCGGTGACGTTCACGCGGCCAGCCCGAGGGTGTCGCGCCAGGCCGGAGACGGTGTGGTGAGGCGGCGGGCCATGTTCGCGACCGAGGCCCAGGAGACGCGTGAGGCGGAGGTGTCGGGCCGGTGGTCGTACTCACGGGCCAGACGCCGGTGCAGCATCAACGTGCCGTTGACCTGCTCCACGATCCACCGCCTGGGCTGGGGGATGAAGCCTTTGCCCTTGTCAGCGGGGTCGCGGCGGACGATCTCGACGTCGTGTCCAGCAGTGCGCCGTGGATGAGGACCTCGTCCTTGGAGCCCTGGTCCACCAGGGTCTTCTCCAGGCGGTTGCCGCACCGCTCGGCGGCCTGGCCGAGCAGGGCGGTCCCGGCGGCGTTGTCGTGGGCGGAGGCGGCCATGACGACGACGCCGATGACCAGCCCCATCGCATCGACGGCCAGGCCGCGCTTGCGGCCCGACACCTTCTTGTGCGCGTCCAGTCCCGTCGTGGTCTTCGGGACACCCGCCGCGGCGCGGACGGACTGGGTGTCGATGATCACGAGGGACGGGTCCTACTGATCTCTTCGGGGTGTTGTCGGGTGGTGACGTTCCTTGATCCCTGCGGTAAGCCGGGACTATGCGGTATGCGCAGGGTGGAGGGCTGACTCCGGAGCGGCAGCGGTTCCGTGAAGGGATCCGGTTTGAGGCCGGTCAGCGGTTCGAGCGGGGTGAGAAGACCGCGGCGATCGCGAGGGAATTGCGGGTGAGTGAGCGGTCGGTGGAACGCTGGCGGCATGCGTGGCGGCACGGCGGCATGGGAGGTCTTGCCTCATCGGGGGCGGCGAAGCTGCCCAAGGTGTCCGATGGCCAGTTCGCCGCTCTGGAGGCTGAGCTGGCGCGGGGGCCGGCCGCACACGGCTGGGAGGACCAGCGGTGGAAGAAGGAGGTGTGGCCGCAGGTGGAACTATAGCGGCGACGCTCGGGGCCTACCTCGTGTTTGAGGACGAGGCCGGATTTGCAATGACGCCGTCCATCGCCCGCACCTGGGCCCGACGTGGCCACACGCCCGTGGTGCAGGTCCGGGGCCGGTCCTGGCGCCGCTACTCGATCGCCGCAATGTGCTGCTACAAGCCCGGCGAGACCTCAAGGCTGATCTTTCGGCCGAGGCGAAACCCGTCCCCCAATCGCTCCGGACGCAGGAGCTTCGACTGGTGCGACTACCGCGACCTGGCCGTGCGCGCGCACATCCAGCTCGGCGCCCCCATCGTGCTCGTCTGGGACAACTTGAGCACGCACAGAGCCGCCGCGCTACGCAAGTACGCCGATGCCCATGACTGGCTCACTATTGTCCACCTTCCCTCCTACGCGCCGGAGTTGAACCCGGTCGAGGGAGTGTGGTCGCTCCTGCGCAGAGGACCGCTGGCCAGCGTCGCCTTCACCGACGACGACCACCTCGAACGTACCCTCCGCCGCGGACTACGGCACATCCAGCACCACCCCGAACTCATCGACGGATGCCTCGCCAGCACCGGACTCACCATCACCGACTACCACCCGACAACACCCCGAAGAGATCAGTAGGTCACGAACGCCTGGCCGGCCACGCGCACTGCGGCATCGCTTCGGAGGACCGACAATTCACGAGCCGGACAGCCCAAAGGCGTCGGTGGGTGATGGGGTCAGGCCCGCGGTGATGCTCCGCAATCATCACTGTGCATGATGGCGCCCTTGAGGCTGCCCCGGGTCCGCTCGGCTGCCGCCAGGGCATCGATGACGAGCTCGGTGCGCATGTGGTCGGCCAGGGCCCAGCCCGCAGGCGCCGTGATGCCAGGCCGATCACGGTCGCGAGATAGCAGAACTTCCCGCCGCCGACGCTCACGTATGTGATGTCGCCGACGTACTTGGTGTTGACTTCCCCGGCGGTGAAGTCGCGGCTGATCCGGTCCGGGGCCTTCGCGGCGGCCGGGTCCGGGACGGTGGTGCGGTGGCGGCGGCGCAGGCGGACGCCGGCCAGGCCGATCGTGCGCATGACGCGCGCGATGCGCTTGTGGTTGACGTGCTCGCCGTCCTCGCGGAGTTCGGTGGTGATCCTCGGGACGCCGTAGGTGCCGTCCGATTCCCGGTGAACGGCGCGTATCCGGGCGGCGAGTTCCGCGTCGGCCGCCTGGCGGGCGGCTCGGTCGGCAGCGGTCTTGCGCCAGTAGCAGAAGCTCGAGCGGGCGATGGCCAAGACGGTGCACAGCCGCTTCACGCCGTGACGGCGCTGGTGATCTCCAACGAACTGGAAGCGGTTCACCAGCGCGTCTCCGTCGCGAAATACCGTGCCGCCTTACGCAGGATGTCCCGCTCTTCCTCGAGTTCACGCACCCGCTTGCGCAAGGCAGTCACCTCCGCCGAATCGGGAGCCGGCGCGGATGGCTGGGTGGCCGAGTGCGAGCCCGCGCGCCGCCCGTCGGCGGCCCGTATCCAGTTCCTGAGCGTCTCGGTGTTGACCCCCAGAACAGCAGCGACCGACTTGATCGTGGCTCACGGCCGTGAGCGGTACAGCGCGACCACGTCCGCCTAGAACTCCGGCGGATAGTGCTTCATCCCCACAGGGACTCCGTTCTCCCAGATCCTCAAGATCCAGTGTCTACGGTGTCCAGGACGCAGGGGCAGGGCCCGTGGCACAGCTCGCCTGGAACTCAGGCATCGTCGAGGACAACGTGAACCGCATCAAGACGATCAAAAGAGCCATGTACGGCAGAGCCTCCTTCCGACTCCTCCGCACCCGTATCTTGCTGCGATCATGACCCGGGGATTCACGCAATCACGGCCAGATCCGCGATTTTCCCCAGCCTGAACGTTACGCATTGGGCCAGGTGAGGGGCCCCGAAGTTTCCGGACAGGGACTCAACTTGTGATTTATGGTGTGGCGTCGAATGCGACTCGAACTTGATCAGTGTTTTCGCAGTTCAGCGGACGCGAAGGCGGCCTTCGTCTGATCCTGTGCTCCGTCACAGAGGCAGAGGAACAGCACGAAGGCCGTGGTTGTGAGTCTGGAGCATCAGGATGTCCTGCGGGATGCGTTCGCGGAAGTGTCACGCTTCAGGACGGAGTTGTACGCATCTCTGACCGCGCGGGGCGACGCCATGTTCGAGTTGTGTGATGCGTTGTTGT is a genomic window containing:
- a CDS encoding helix-turn-helix domain-containing protein, which gives rise to MRYAQGGGLTPERQRFREGIRFEAGQRFERGEKTAAIARELRVSERSVERWRHAWRHGGMGGLASSGAAKLPKVSDGQFAALEAELARGPAAHGWEDQRWKKEVWPQVEL
- a CDS encoding helix-turn-helix domain-containing protein gives rise to the protein MLETGKPIPEVAADLGIHAGTLHSWVSRARRNGLAVVGPAGGRAAWWPAAGE
- a CDS encoding IS3 family transposase, with amino-acid sequence MNRFQFVGDHQRRHGVKRLCTVLAIARSSFCYWRKTAADRAARQAADAELAARIRAVHRESDGTYGVPRITTELREDGEHVNHKRIARVMRTIGLAGVRLRRRHRTTVPDPAAAKAPDRISRDFTAGEVNTKYVGDITYVSVGGGKFCYLATVIGLASRRLRAGPWPTTCAPSSSSMPWRQPSGPGAASRAPSCTVMIAEHHRGPDPITHRRLWAVRLVNCRSSEAMPQCAWPARRS
- a CDS encoding transposase, which gives rise to MFEDEAGFAMTPSIARTWARRGHTPVVQVRGRSWRRYSIAAMCCYKPGETSRLIFRPRRNPSPNRSGRRSFDWCDYRDLAVRAHIQLGAPIVLVWDNLSTHRAAALRKYADAHDWLTIVHLPSYAPELNPVEGVWSLLRRGPLASVAFTDDDHLERTLRRGLRHIQHHPELIDGCLASTGLTITDYHPTTPRRDQ